One Kiritimatiellia bacterium genomic window carries:
- the pbpC gene encoding penicillin-binding protein 1C → MHFLFPFPRAALGEFPAATVLADREGNPLRLKLGPGDTDNVPRYRWRPDDWIAKAVIAAEDQRFYRHAGVDPLALARAVGQNLLHFRRVSGASTLSTQVIRLVQPRPRTLRTKLIEAFRALQMERALTKREILEQYLNRAPFGSNIVGIESAARRYFSKSAHDLSLAEAALLAGLPQAPARFRPDRHPARASKRQAYVLDRMAALGMITEAQRARAAERPCEIKPGRYVFAAPHFAQFVLDRLPPGQEGRTLHTTLDPALQSLAESALTRRRGYLDPLGIMGGAVVILEVKTGALRAMVGSPDYFDAARRGQVNGALAPRGAGSTLKPFVYAAAFDRGLATPLTVLRDEPALYRDYRPQNFGKEFRGDVTAREALVLSLNLPVLALAERIGGERLLGLFRRAGLRSLSRATDHYGLGLVLGQGEVRLLDLVNAYAALARGGHFMPWKVMDDMPPAAPKGARLFSPEACWLIADILGGDERMGELSGHQADVRMPRMAWKTGTSSACRDAWTIAFNPEYVVGVWIGHPDGESDEALVGVEAAAPVAWEIFRGLYPQGDGPWFARPEGLKKRSVCAVSGCPSGSQCEQAVEDWYIAGASLFTPCPMHGRSAAAPAMAAAGRTRDAPDALRITSPAAGTVFRMLDHWSGDRQQIALRAGGGTASGDLHWFIDNRYYGQGGGLFWPIERGAHQLVCCNALGQSDRVRIVVE, encoded by the coding sequence ATGCATTTCTTGTTTCCCTTCCCCCGCGCGGCGCTCGGCGAGTTTCCCGCCGCCACCGTCCTGGCGGACCGGGAAGGGAATCCGCTGCGCCTGAAGTTGGGGCCGGGCGACACGGACAATGTGCCTCGCTACCGGTGGCGGCCGGACGACTGGATTGCGAAGGCGGTGATTGCGGCGGAGGATCAGCGCTTCTACCGGCATGCCGGCGTCGACCCGCTGGCCTTGGCCCGGGCGGTCGGGCAGAACCTCCTGCACTTCCGGCGGGTGTCGGGGGCCTCGACGCTTTCCACGCAGGTGATCCGCCTCGTGCAGCCCCGTCCACGCACGCTGCGCACGAAACTGATCGAGGCGTTCCGGGCGCTGCAAATGGAGCGCGCGCTGACCAAGCGGGAAATCCTCGAGCAGTATCTCAACCGGGCGCCGTTCGGGTCGAACATCGTCGGCATCGAATCGGCCGCGCGCCGCTACTTCAGCAAGTCGGCCCACGACTTGAGCCTGGCCGAGGCGGCGCTGCTGGCCGGGTTGCCGCAGGCCCCCGCGCGGTTCCGGCCGGACCGGCATCCCGCGCGCGCGAGCAAGAGGCAGGCCTACGTGCTGGACCGCATGGCGGCGTTGGGGATGATCACGGAGGCCCAGCGCGCCCGGGCGGCGGAGCGTCCCTGCGAGATCAAGCCGGGCCGGTATGTCTTCGCCGCTCCGCATTTCGCCCAATTCGTGCTGGACCGATTGCCGCCGGGCCAGGAAGGACGGACGCTGCACACGACCCTGGACCCGGCCCTGCAGTCGCTGGCAGAATCCGCGTTGACCCGCCGGCGTGGATACCTAGACCCTCTAGGCATCATGGGCGGGGCGGTGGTGATCCTGGAGGTGAAGACCGGGGCCCTCCGGGCGATGGTCGGGTCGCCGGATTATTTCGACGCGGCGCGGCGCGGCCAGGTCAACGGCGCGCTCGCGCCGCGGGGCGCGGGGTCCACGCTCAAGCCGTTCGTCTACGCCGCGGCGTTCGACCGCGGGCTGGCGACGCCCCTGACCGTGCTTCGCGACGAGCCCGCGCTGTACCGGGACTACCGTCCGCAAAACTTCGGGAAGGAGTTTCGCGGGGACGTGACCGCGCGCGAGGCCCTGGTCCTGTCGCTGAACCTTCCCGTGCTGGCCCTGGCGGAACGGATCGGCGGGGAGCGGCTGCTGGGGCTGTTCCGACGCGCCGGGCTCCGGTCCCTGTCGCGCGCGACGGACCACTATGGCCTGGGCCTGGTCCTGGGCCAGGGCGAGGTCCGCCTGCTCGACCTGGTTAACGCCTACGCGGCGCTGGCCAGGGGCGGGCACTTCATGCCGTGGAAGGTCATGGACGACATGCCCCCGGCCGCGCCGAAGGGCGCCCGGTTGTTCTCCCCCGAAGCCTGCTGGCTCATCGCGGACATCCTGGGCGGCGACGAGCGGATGGGGGAACTCTCCGGCCACCAGGCGGATGTCCGGATGCCGCGGATGGCCTGGAAGACGGGCACGAGTTCCGCCTGCCGCGACGCGTGGACCATCGCCTTCAACCCGGAATACGTCGTCGGGGTGTGGATCGGTCATCCGGACGGCGAGTCCGACGAGGCCCTGGTGGGCGTCGAGGCCGCCGCGCCCGTGGCGTGGGAGATCTTCCGGGGCCTGTACCCCCAGGGCGACGGCCCCTGGTTCGCGCGGCCGGAGGGGTTGAAGAAGCGTAGCGTGTGCGCGGTCTCCGGCTGCCCGTCGGGTTCGCAGTGCGAACAGGCCGTCGAAGACTGGTATATTGCCGGCGCCTCGCTGTTCACGCCATGTCCCATGCACGGCCGGTCGGCAGCCGCTCCCGCCATGGCGGCCGCCGGGCGCACGCGCGACGCGCCGGACGCGTTGCGGATCACCTCGCCCGCGGCCGGAACGGTGTTCCGGATGCTCGATCACTGGTCGGGCGACCGCCAGCAGATCGCCCTGCGGGCGGGCGGGGGAACGGCGTCAGGCGACCTGCACTGGTTCATCGACAACCGCTATTACGGGCAGGGCGGCGGGCTGTTCTGGCCGATCGAACGCGGCGCCCACCAGCTCGTCTGCTGCAACGCCCTGGGCCAGAGCGACCGGGTGCGCATCGTCGTGGAGTAG